In Paraburkholderia phenazinium, the following are encoded in one genomic region:
- a CDS encoding ABC transporter ATP-binding protein, which yields MSAPLTQSVRGQPLPSIAEPVIEVRDLTKRYGRNIVHQHLNFEVRRGEIVSIVGGSGSGKTTLVRQILGLERPSSGTIKLFGEDISTISPDTALLMRSRSGMLFQRGALFSSLSVFDNIAQPLRELGKIPEDLLRDIVMLKLEMVGLPCKHASKMPSALSGGMIKRVGIARAIALEPELLFLDEPTAGLDPQASDEFVELVSTLHRALGLTVVMVTHDLDTMVALSTRVAVLADRKVLVAAPVEEAAGVDHPFIREYFLGLRGRRALQALPPERRAKLPPAALEPASSELPL from the coding sequence ATGAGCGCGCCACTCACTCAATCCGTGCGCGGCCAGCCGCTGCCCTCGATCGCCGAGCCGGTCATCGAGGTGCGCGACCTGACCAAGCGCTACGGCCGCAACATCGTGCACCAGCATCTGAACTTCGAGGTGCGGCGCGGCGAGATCGTCTCGATCGTCGGCGGCTCGGGCTCCGGCAAGACCACGCTGGTGCGGCAGATCCTCGGGCTCGAACGGCCGTCGTCGGGCACCATCAAGCTGTTCGGCGAGGACATCTCGACCATCTCGCCGGACACCGCGCTGCTGATGCGCAGCCGCTCCGGCATGCTGTTCCAGCGCGGCGCGCTGTTCTCGTCGCTGTCGGTGTTCGACAACATCGCGCAGCCGCTGCGCGAGCTCGGCAAGATCCCCGAAGACCTGCTGCGCGACATCGTCATGCTGAAGCTCGAGATGGTCGGCCTGCCGTGCAAGCATGCGTCGAAGATGCCGTCGGCGCTCTCGGGCGGGATGATCAAGCGGGTCGGCATCGCCCGCGCCATCGCACTCGAACCGGAGCTGCTGTTTCTCGACGAGCCGACGGCCGGGCTCGATCCGCAAGCGTCGGACGAGTTCGTCGAACTGGTCAGCACGCTGCATCGCGCGCTCGGCCTGACCGTCGTGATGGTGACGCACGATCTCGACACGATGGTCGCGCTGTCCACCCGCGTCGCCGTGCTGGCCGACCGCAAGGTGCTGGTCGCGGCCCCGGTCGAGGAAGCCGCGGGCGTCGATCATCCGTTTATCCGCGAATACTTCCTCGGCCTGCGCGGCCGCCGCGCGCTTCAGGCATTGCCGCCGGAGCGTCGCGCCAAGCTGCCGCCCGCGGCGCTCGAACCCGCGTCGTCCGAACTGCCGCTGTGA
- a CDS encoding MlaE family ABC transporter permease, giving the protein MNYDTPPGLEVAAGSQGKIVRLSGQWTALALARDRATGKVVPRLRSLIGVDGMHWDLSRIERMDHVGGQALWRVWGHKLPSQLTELNDTQRDIFERIALLDTLRDTPELVVRNDPFTRLGLALFSFFEHLYGGIAMFGRVVLDLLAIVRNPKITPWTEISANVYNAGTKALPITALVAFLIGIVLSYLSAQQLRLFGANQYIVNILGLSVIRELGPVLSAILVAGRSGSAITAQIGVMRVTEELDAMRVMGIPHGLRLILPRVLALGVAMPLLVMWTNIVALTGGALAAKVVLGIDMGYFARALPSVVPVANLWIGLGKGVAFGMLIAIVGCHFGFRIKANSQSLGEGTTTSVVSSITIVILADAVFAILFQNVGLG; this is encoded by the coding sequence TTGAACTACGACACTCCGCCCGGCCTTGAAGTCGCGGCAGGCAGCCAAGGCAAGATCGTCCGGCTCTCCGGCCAGTGGACGGCGCTTGCACTCGCGCGCGACCGCGCCACCGGCAAGGTCGTGCCCCGTCTGCGTTCGCTCATCGGCGTCGACGGGATGCACTGGGACCTGTCGCGCATCGAGCGTATGGACCACGTTGGCGGCCAGGCGCTCTGGCGCGTGTGGGGCCACAAGCTGCCGTCCCAACTGACTGAACTGAACGACACCCAGCGCGACATTTTCGAGCGCATCGCCTTGCTCGACACCCTGCGCGATACGCCCGAACTGGTGGTGCGGAACGACCCGTTCACCCGCCTCGGCCTCGCGCTGTTCTCCTTCTTCGAGCATCTGTACGGCGGCATCGCGATGTTCGGGCGCGTGGTGCTCGATCTGCTCGCGATCGTGCGCAATCCGAAGATCACGCCGTGGACCGAGATCTCCGCGAACGTCTACAACGCGGGCACCAAGGCGCTGCCCATCACCGCGCTGGTAGCGTTCCTGATCGGCATCGTGCTGAGCTATCTGTCCGCGCAGCAACTGCGGCTATTCGGCGCGAACCAGTACATCGTCAACATCCTCGGGCTGTCGGTGATACGCGAACTCGGACCGGTGCTCTCGGCGATTCTGGTGGCCGGCCGCTCGGGCTCGGCGATCACCGCGCAGATCGGCGTGATGCGCGTCACCGAGGAACTCGATGCCATGCGGGTAATGGGCATTCCGCATGGCCTGCGGTTGATCCTGCCGCGTGTGCTCGCACTCGGCGTGGCGATGCCGCTGCTTGTGATGTGGACCAACATCGTCGCGCTGACCGGCGGCGCGCTCGCGGCGAAAGTGGTGCTGGGCATCGACATGGGCTATTTCGCGCGGGCCCTGCCGAGCGTGGTGCCGGTCGCGAACCTGTGGATCGGCCTTGGCAAGGGCGTGGCGTTCGGCATGCTGATCGCCATCGTCGGCTGTCATTTCGGGTTCCGTATCAAGGCGAATTCGCAAAGCCTCGGTGAGGGCACGACCACCTCGGTGGTGAGCTCGATCACCATCGTGATTCTCGCCGACGCGGTGTTCGCCATCCTGTTCCAGAACGTGGGGCTCGGATGA
- a CDS encoding biotin--[acetyl-CoA-carboxylase] ligase, whose amino-acid sequence MNASKSSPPAGPSGDWRIDRERAIALFGPHAHDWPIEIVEETGSTNADLMARVKALPRRSNALPRPIVRVAYLQTAGRGRRGRTWYAEPGNALLFSVACVLPRPLEGLAGLSLAVGVALVDGLRSLPVAGPGQIALKWPNDVLLEGDKLAGILIETAWSTEYASAVVIGIGTNVKGADELAAKVGALNADVPPQARGTMPTALSRALPNANLTDTLAAELNALEPALKRFGADGFEPFQPRWNACHAYAGREVVLLEQGVEITRGVAAGVDESGQLLLDTASGRQVIATGDVSLRLADGTA is encoded by the coding sequence ATGAACGCTTCCAAGTCCTCCCCCCCTGCCGGCCCGAGCGGCGACTGGCGCATCGACCGCGAACGCGCCATTGCGCTGTTCGGTCCGCACGCGCACGACTGGCCAATCGAAATCGTCGAGGAAACCGGCTCCACCAATGCCGACCTGATGGCGCGCGTCAAGGCGCTGCCGCGCCGCTCGAACGCGCTGCCGCGGCCGATCGTGCGGGTCGCCTATCTGCAGACCGCCGGACGCGGCCGGCGCGGCCGCACGTGGTATGCGGAACCGGGCAACGCGCTGCTGTTCTCGGTGGCCTGCGTATTGCCGCGGCCGCTCGAAGGACTCGCCGGGCTGAGTCTCGCGGTGGGCGTGGCGCTGGTCGACGGGCTGCGCTCGCTGCCGGTCGCAGGACCGGGGCAGATTGCGCTGAAGTGGCCGAACGACGTGCTGCTGGAAGGCGACAAGCTGGCCGGCATCCTGATCGAAACGGCATGGAGTACCGAGTACGCAAGTGCCGTGGTGATCGGTATCGGTACCAATGTAAAGGGGGCGGACGAACTGGCAGCCAAGGTCGGTGCATTGAACGCCGACGTGCCGCCGCAGGCGCGCGGCACGATGCCTACCGCGCTCTCGCGGGCGCTGCCCAACGCCAATCTGACCGATACCCTCGCGGCCGAACTGAACGCGCTCGAGCCTGCGCTCAAACGCTTCGGCGCCGACGGCTTCGAGCCTTTCCAGCCGCGCTGGAATGCCTGTCACGCCTACGCGGGCCGCGAAGTGGTGCTGCTCGAGCAAGGTGTGGAGATCACGCGCGGCGTGGCGGCGGGCGTCGATGAAAGCGGGCAGTTGCTGCTCGACACGGCATCGGGACGCCAGGTCATTGCCACGGGCGACGTCTCGCTGCGTCTGGCAGACGGCACTGCATGA
- a CDS encoding type III pantothenate kinase: MSGAPFLLIDAGNSRVKWALVQADGTQTHAGAFAHRDAGGAASTATARADAPDWSQLPHPASAWLSNVAGEAVAQRLAALLDAHWPGLPRTTIRACERQCGVSNGYTTPSALGSDRWAGLIGAHAAFPGEPLLIATFGTATTLEALRADGRFVGGLIAPGWSLMMRSLGEHTAQLPTLDAHAARGLLTPGAGTGVAQGGEPQTGYERRGPFFATDTPRSLSAGCALAQAGLIERMWNDLQAEWGVPVRLVVGGGAADEVTAALKVPHTRHDSLVLSGLALIAAAQGA; encoded by the coding sequence ATGAGCGGCGCGCCTTTTCTGCTGATCGACGCGGGTAACAGCCGCGTCAAGTGGGCGCTGGTGCAGGCGGACGGGACGCAGACGCATGCGGGAGCGTTTGCGCATCGCGATGCGGGCGGTGCCGCTTCGACGGCCACCGCTCGCGCCGATGCCCCTGACTGGTCGCAACTGCCGCATCCCGCGAGCGCCTGGCTGTCCAACGTCGCCGGCGAAGCGGTCGCGCAGCGTCTCGCCGCCCTGCTCGACGCGCACTGGCCCGGCCTGCCGCGCACGACGATTCGCGCCTGCGAGCGGCAATGCGGCGTGAGCAACGGCTACACGACACCCTCGGCACTCGGCAGCGACCGCTGGGCCGGCCTGATCGGCGCGCACGCCGCGTTTCCAGGCGAGCCGCTCCTGATCGCGACATTCGGCACCGCCACCACGCTGGAAGCACTGCGAGCCGACGGCAGGTTCGTCGGTGGCCTGATCGCGCCCGGCTGGTCGCTGATGATGCGCTCGCTCGGCGAGCACACGGCGCAACTGCCCACGCTCGATGCCCACGCGGCACGCGGTCTGCTGACGCCCGGCGCCGGCACCGGCGTCGCCCAGGGCGGCGAGCCGCAAACCGGCTACGAGCGCCGCGGTCCGTTTTTCGCCACGGACACGCCGCGCTCGCTCTCGGCGGGTTGCGCGCTGGCGCAGGCCGGCTTGATCGAACGGATGTGGAATGACCTGCAGGCCGAGTGGGGCGTGCCGGTGCGCCTCGTGGTGGGCGGGGGCGCCGCCGACGAAGTGACAGCCGCCCTCAAAGTACCGCATACTCGGCACGATTCGCTCGTGCTGTCCGGTCTCGCGCTGATCGCCGCCGCACAAGGCGCGTGA
- the rfaE2 gene encoding D-glycero-beta-D-manno-heptose 1-phosphate adenylyltransferase, whose product MSATFERKLTTRDALAQLRPSLTGPVVFTNGVFDILHRGHVTYLADAKALGASLIVGVNSDASVRRLGKGDDRPINNEADRMALLAALESVDWVVCFEEQTPVSLIEALHPDILVKGGDYDMDKLPESALVRGWGGRALAIPFEHDRSTTALLKKVRAQG is encoded by the coding sequence ATGTCCGCCACTTTCGAACGCAAGCTCACGACCCGCGACGCCCTGGCTCAACTGCGTCCTTCGCTCACAGGTCCCGTGGTGTTCACGAACGGGGTGTTCGACATCCTGCATCGCGGCCACGTCACCTATCTGGCCGATGCGAAGGCCCTCGGCGCCAGTCTGATTGTGGGCGTGAACAGCGACGCTTCGGTGCGCAGGCTCGGCAAGGGCGACGACCGGCCGATCAACAACGAAGCCGACCGGATGGCCTTGCTGGCTGCGTTGGAAAGCGTCGACTGGGTGGTGTGTTTCGAAGAGCAGACGCCGGTGTCGTTGATCGAAGCGCTGCACCCCGACATCCTGGTCAAGGGCGGCGACTACGACATGGACAAGCTCCCCGAGTCCGCGCTGGTGCGCGGCTGGGGCGGCCGCGCCCTGGCAATTCCGTTCGAGCACGACCGCTCGACGACCGCACTGCTCAAGAAGGTTCGCGCGCAGGGTTGA
- a CDS encoding ferritin gives MNTMLYPELYKSLESVRWDMEKDIPWDTFDASLLTDEQAKTIKMNAITEWSALPATEMFLRDNHHDSDFSAFMSVWFFEEQKHSLVLMEYLRRFKPEMCPTEEELHAVRFEFDPAPPLETLMLHFCGEIRLNHWYRRAAEWHTEPVIKAIYETISRDEARHGGAYLRYMKKAMTNCGDVARAAFAKIGVLMASARRTEKPLHPTNLHVNQALFPRDTIQSRLPDPEWLERWLDEQIRFDDGWEKKVVERILHNLSILFERTFNTAQELNRYRKEVVARLQADQKSAEQPA, from the coding sequence ATGAACACCATGCTTTATCCGGAACTTTATAAATCGCTCGAATCCGTTCGATGGGACATGGAGAAAGACATTCCCTGGGACACGTTCGATGCATCGCTCTTGACTGACGAACAGGCCAAGACGATCAAGATGAACGCGATCACCGAATGGTCCGCGTTGCCCGCAACGGAAATGTTCCTGCGCGACAATCATCATGACAGCGATTTCTCCGCGTTCATGAGCGTGTGGTTCTTCGAAGAACAAAAGCACTCGCTGGTGCTGATGGAGTATCTGCGCCGCTTCAAGCCGGAAATGTGTCCGACCGAAGAAGAACTGCACGCCGTGCGCTTCGAATTCGATCCGGCGCCGCCGCTCGAAACGCTGATGCTGCACTTCTGCGGCGAAATCCGCCTGAACCACTGGTACCGCCGCGCGGCCGAATGGCACACGGAGCCGGTCATCAAGGCCATCTACGAAACCATCTCGCGTGACGAAGCCCGTCATGGCGGCGCTTACCTGCGCTACATGAAGAAGGCCATGACGAATTGCGGCGACGTCGCGCGTGCTGCGTTTGCCAAGATCGGCGTGCTGATGGCGTCGGCGCGGCGCACGGAAAAGCCGCTGCACCCCACCAACCTGCACGTGAATCAGGCGCTGTTCCCGCGCGACACGATCCAGTCGCGCCTGCCCGATCCTGAATGGCTCGAGCGCTGGCTCGACGAGCAGATCCGCTTTGACGACGGCTGGGAAAAGAAGGTGGTGGAACGCATTCTGCACAACCTGTCCATCCTGTTCGAGCGCACCTTCAATACGGCGCAGGAACTGAACCGCTATCGCAAGGAAGTCGTGGCGCGTCTGCAGGCCGATCAGAAGTCGGCTGAGCAGCCGGCTTGA
- a CDS encoding patatin-like phospholipase family protein: MRLALVLMGGGARAAYQAGALLALAEIAREVVPASRASPFSVICGTSAGAINATSIASHADDFYRGAERLVHVWSSMHAHHVYRTDWPGMVGAGARWLAAMSFGWAAHRSPRALFDNSPLARLLRDALGFHRIEQMLDTRALHALSITALSYSSGRHLTFYQASEPIQAWRRAQRTARMVELTPAHLLASSAIPYVFPAVPLELDGRHEYFGDGSIRQIAPLSPAIHFGANRILVIGAATPRPEVPAAGRDDAYPSLAQIGQQVLASVFLDALGADIERIEHINRMVLHLPHTVEPESGWRHIDVLAIAPSERIELIAARHLKHLPRTVRGLLGAVGGNRASGASFASYLLFESEFTRELIELGRRDALARRGEIAAWIERAGEGNAGGGNGNVGKGREGGNEGKSGNGGVNL, encoded by the coding sequence ATGCGGCTCGCGCTAGTTCTGATGGGCGGCGGCGCGCGCGCCGCTTACCAGGCGGGCGCGCTGCTGGCGCTTGCCGAGATCGCGCGCGAGGTGGTGCCGGCCTCCCGTGCGTCGCCATTCAGTGTGATCTGCGGCACTTCCGCAGGCGCGATCAACGCCACCTCGATTGCAAGCCATGCGGACGACTTTTACCGTGGCGCCGAGCGACTCGTGCATGTCTGGTCGAGCATGCACGCGCATCACGTGTACCGCACCGACTGGCCGGGCATGGTCGGGGCGGGGGCTCGCTGGCTGGCGGCAATGAGCTTCGGTTGGGCCGCTCACCGCTCGCCGCGCGCGTTATTCGACAACTCGCCGCTCGCCCGGCTGCTACGAGACGCGCTCGGTTTTCACCGTATCGAGCAGATGCTCGACACGCGCGCGCTGCATGCGCTGTCCATTACTGCGCTCAGCTATTCGTCGGGACGGCATTTGACCTTTTACCAGGCCAGCGAGCCGATCCAGGCCTGGCGGCGTGCGCAGCGCACCGCGCGGATGGTCGAACTGACTCCGGCTCATCTGCTTGCGTCTTCGGCGATTCCCTACGTGTTTCCCGCCGTGCCGCTGGAACTGGATGGCCGCCACGAGTACTTCGGCGACGGCTCGATCCGCCAGATCGCACCGCTTAGCCCTGCGATTCATTTCGGCGCGAACCGCATTCTCGTGATTGGCGCCGCGACGCCGCGGCCGGAGGTGCCGGCGGCCGGACGCGACGATGCTTATCCGTCGCTGGCGCAGATCGGCCAGCAGGTGCTGGCGAGCGTGTTTCTCGATGCGCTCGGCGCGGACATCGAACGCATCGAGCACATCAACCGGATGGTGCTGCACCTGCCGCATACGGTGGAACCGGAAAGCGGCTGGCGCCATATCGACGTGCTGGCGATCGCGCCAAGCGAGCGCATTGAGCTGATTGCGGCGCGCCACCTGAAGCATTTGCCGCGGACGGTACGTGGCCTGCTCGGCGCGGTGGGCGGCAACCGGGCGTCCGGGGCGTCGTTTGCCAGCTATCTGCTGTTCGAAAGCGAATTCACGCGCGAGCTGATCGAACTCGGCCGCCGCGACGCGCTTGCGCGGCGCGGCGAGATCGCGGCCTGGATCGAGCGGGCCGGCGAAGGCAACGCGGGTGGCGGCAACGGCAACGTGGGCAAGGGACGCGAGGGCGGCAACGAAGGCAAGAGTGGCAACGGCGGTGTGAACCTGTGA
- a CDS encoding PhaM family polyhydroxyalkanoate granule multifunctional regulatory protein, protein MTDTPGSTPPFPGFPGFPPGEMLDRMWDMMRLSPFGSAFQGAPAGATPGLGPSLSMMSDMMAPLTNVEELDKRITDMRAVEQWLKLNLNMLQSAIQALEVQRATLATLRAFGAFAQQSMAQPAATPTPAPDKPRPEPAAAPRAEAASSAEAEAGESANAPGFDASVWWNLLQSQFNQIAQFAMTQPAAAAAAAADATAAASATGAAAEQAGAAGASGASGAATSSAKESAAKRSPAARSSSTASSGTASRPRAARKTPSQPE, encoded by the coding sequence ATGACCGATACACCTGGCTCCACGCCGCCCTTTCCCGGCTTTCCGGGTTTTCCTCCCGGCGAGATGCTGGACCGCATGTGGGACATGATGCGCTTGAGTCCGTTCGGCTCGGCCTTTCAGGGTGCGCCGGCAGGCGCGACGCCGGGCCTCGGGCCGTCGCTGTCGATGATGTCCGACATGATGGCGCCGCTCACCAACGTCGAAGAACTCGACAAGCGCATCACCGACATGCGTGCGGTCGAGCAGTGGCTCAAGCTGAATCTGAACATGCTGCAGTCGGCGATTCAGGCGCTGGAAGTGCAGCGCGCCACGCTCGCGACGCTGCGCGCGTTCGGCGCCTTCGCGCAGCAGTCGATGGCGCAACCGGCGGCCACCCCGACCCCCGCGCCCGACAAGCCACGTCCCGAACCGGCCGCTGCGCCGCGTGCCGAAGCCGCGAGCAGTGCCGAAGCGGAAGCGGGCGAGAGCGCGAACGCGCCGGGTTTCGATGCGTCCGTCTGGTGGAATCTGCTGCAATCGCAGTTCAACCAGATCGCGCAGTTTGCGATGACCCAGCCGGCCGCGGCGGCAGCCGCCGCGGCTGACGCCACTGCGGCCGCGTCTGCTACCGGCGCCGCTGCGGAGCAAGCCGGCGCCGCCGGAGCGTCGGGTGCGTCGGGTGCGGCAACGTCGTCTGCGAAGGAGTCCGCTGCGAAGCGCTCACCGGCTGCCAGATCGAGCAGCACGGCGTCGAGCGGCACGGCGAGCCGGCCGCGCGCGGCAAGGAAAACCCCTTCGCAGCCCGAATGA
- a CDS encoding enoyl-CoA hydratase/isomerase family protein, translating into MSHEAPINDPVFYAHYQSLRVRRHPHGILEVIMSGEGANKSALATADARMHRELAEIWRDIDRDPDTRVAVIRGEGKGFSAGGDLQLVEQMATDFEVRTRVWREARDLVYNVINCSKPIVSAMHGPAVGAGLVAGLLADISIATKSARIIDGHTRLGVAAGDHAAIVWPLLCGMAKAKYYLLLCEPVSGEEAERIGLVSLAVDENDLLPKAFEVAERLAHGSQTAIRWTKYALNNWLRSAGPTFDASLALEFMGFAGPDVREGVTSLRERRAPDFRGGASGGSHSGSSHPAGDSSGEHSG; encoded by the coding sequence ATGTCTCACGAAGCACCGATCAACGACCCTGTCTTCTATGCGCACTACCAGTCGCTGCGTGTGCGACGGCATCCGCATGGCATCCTCGAAGTCATCATGAGCGGCGAGGGCGCCAACAAGAGCGCACTGGCCACGGCGGATGCGCGCATGCATCGCGAACTTGCCGAAATCTGGCGCGATATCGACCGCGATCCCGACACCCGCGTTGCGGTGATTCGCGGCGAGGGCAAGGGCTTTTCGGCGGGCGGCGATCTGCAGCTCGTCGAGCAGATGGCGACCGACTTCGAGGTCCGCACCCGCGTCTGGCGCGAGGCACGCGACCTCGTCTACAACGTGATCAACTGCAGCAAGCCGATCGTCTCCGCCATGCACGGGCCGGCAGTCGGCGCGGGGCTGGTGGCAGGGCTCCTCGCCGATATTTCGATTGCGACGAAGAGCGCGCGCATCATCGACGGTCACACGCGCCTCGGCGTGGCCGCGGGCGATCACGCGGCCATCGTGTGGCCTCTGCTGTGCGGTATGGCGAAGGCCAAGTACTACCTGTTGCTGTGCGAGCCGGTGAGCGGCGAAGAGGCCGAGCGGATCGGTCTCGTCTCGCTGGCCGTCGACGAAAACGATCTGTTGCCCAAAGCATTCGAAGTCGCCGAGAGACTCGCGCACGGCTCGCAAACGGCGATCCGCTGGACCAAATACGCGTTGAACAACTGGCTGCGTTCCGCGGGGCCGACCTTCGATGCGTCGCTTGCGCTCGAGTTCATGGGCTTCGCCGGCCCCGATGTGCGCGAAGGCGTGACGTCGCTGCGCGAGCGGCGCGCACCGGATTTTCGCGGCGGCGCCTCGGGAGGCAGTCATTCGGGGAGTAGTCACCCGGCCGGCGATTCGTCCGGTGAGCATTCCGGCTGA
- a CDS encoding ABC transporter substrate-binding protein, with translation MRFRPFALALKFAFVFAAAFPALALAQVKIGLVLSLTGPAASLGIPARDTAAMLPKTMGGQKVEYIVLDDASDTTQAVQDTKKLISEDHVDAIIGSSITPNTLAMIDVIAEGETPTISLASSAKIIEPVDAKRHWMFKTPQTDAMMASAITAHASSHGVKTIAYIGQADALGETFYAEVAKFAELHHIKLVASERFNRADPSVTGQVLKILATHPDAVVVGAAGTPAALPPRTLKERGYKGLIYHNHGVGNNDFLRVCGADCNGTFLPASPVLVAAQLPADHPAKRLALDYTARFEALHGAGSVSAFGSYTWDAGMLLSNAVPVALKTAQPGTPEFRHALRDALEATHGLADTNGVVNMSPTDHLGLDQRARVMVEISNGKWVYQPD, from the coding sequence ATGCGGTTCCGCCCGTTTGCGCTTGCGCTTAAGTTTGCGTTTGTATTTGCGGCTGCATTTCCAGCTCTCGCGCTGGCCCAGGTGAAGATCGGGCTGGTGCTGTCGCTGACCGGTCCGGCCGCCTCGCTCGGGATTCCGGCCCGCGACACGGCCGCCATGCTGCCGAAGACAATGGGCGGCCAGAAGGTCGAGTACATCGTGCTCGACGATGCCTCGGACACCACCCAGGCAGTGCAGGATACGAAGAAGCTGATCTCCGAAGACCATGTCGACGCCATCATCGGCTCGTCGATCACGCCTAACACGCTGGCGATGATCGACGTGATCGCGGAAGGCGAGACGCCCACGATCTCGCTGGCGTCGTCGGCGAAGATCATCGAACCCGTCGACGCCAAGCGTCACTGGATGTTCAAGACCCCGCAAACCGATGCGATGATGGCCTCCGCGATTACCGCGCACGCCAGCTCGCACGGCGTCAAGACGATCGCCTACATCGGCCAGGCCGATGCGCTCGGCGAGACGTTCTATGCCGAAGTGGCGAAATTCGCCGAGCTCCATCACATCAAGCTCGTGGCGAGCGAGCGCTTTAACCGTGCCGACCCAAGCGTCACCGGCCAGGTGCTGAAGATCCTCGCCACCCATCCGGATGCGGTTGTGGTCGGCGCGGCGGGAACGCCCGCCGCGTTGCCGCCGCGAACGCTCAAGGAGCGTGGCTACAAGGGCTTGATCTATCACAACCACGGGGTCGGCAATAACGATTTCCTGCGCGTCTGCGGGGCGGACTGCAACGGCACCTTCCTGCCCGCCAGCCCGGTGCTGGTCGCGGCGCAACTGCCGGCCGACCATCCGGCGAAGCGCCTCGCGCTCGACTACACGGCGCGCTTCGAAGCGCTGCACGGTGCCGGCAGCGTATCGGCCTTCGGCTCGTACACATGGGACGCGGGCATGCTGCTGTCGAATGCCGTGCCGGTCGCATTGAAAACGGCGCAACCTGGCACGCCTGAATTTCGTCACGCCTTGCGCGATGCACTGGAAGCGACGCACGGTCTGGCGGACACTAACGGTGTCGTCAACATGAGCCCGACCGATCACCTCGGGCTCGACCAGCGCGCCCGCGTGATGGTGGAAATCAGCAACGGCAAGTGGGTGTATCAACCGGACTGA
- a CDS encoding fumarylacetoacetate hydrolase family protein encodes MKLATLKDGTRDGQLIVVSRDLHSAAIADAIAPTLQRVLDDWTFYAPQLQDLYDALNQGRARNAFAFDAKECMAPLPRAFQWADGSSYVNHVELVRRARGAEMPPEFWTDPLMYQGGSDDFIGPKDDVVCASEDFGIDFEAEVAVITTDVPMGATPDQALKGVRLIALVNDVSLRNLIPAELAKGFGFFQSKPATSFAPVAVTPDELGEHWREGRVHRPMIVHWNGKKVGQPDAGTDMVFHFGQLIAHAAKTRNLRAGSIVGSGTVSNKDAKRGYCCIAEKRCLETIEHGSPQTEFMKYGDTVKIEMFDEAGKSIFGSIEQGIAPLDAAR; translated from the coding sequence ATGAAACTTGCCACGCTGAAGGACGGCACACGCGACGGTCAATTGATCGTCGTGTCCCGCGACCTGCACTCCGCGGCCATCGCCGATGCGATCGCGCCGACGCTGCAGCGCGTGCTCGACGACTGGACCTTCTACGCGCCGCAACTGCAGGATCTGTACGACGCGCTCAACCAGGGCCGCGCGCGCAACGCCTTTGCGTTCGACGCGAAGGAATGCATGGCGCCGCTGCCGCGCGCGTTCCAGTGGGCCGACGGCTCGTCGTACGTGAACCACGTCGAACTGGTGCGCCGCGCGCGCGGCGCGGAGATGCCGCCGGAATTCTGGACCGATCCGCTGATGTACCAGGGCGGCAGCGACGACTTCATCGGCCCGAAAGACGACGTGGTATGCGCATCGGAGGATTTCGGCATCGATTTCGAGGCGGAAGTCGCCGTGATCACCACCGACGTGCCGATGGGCGCCACCCCCGATCAGGCGCTCAAGGGCGTGCGGCTGATCGCGCTGGTCAACGACGTTTCGCTGCGCAACCTGATTCCGGCAGAACTGGCGAAGGGCTTCGGGTTCTTTCAGAGCAAGCCGGCCACGTCGTTCGCACCGGTTGCCGTCACGCCTGACGAACTCGGCGAGCACTGGCGCGAGGGCCGCGTGCACCGGCCGATGATCGTCCACTGGAACGGCAAGAAGGTCGGCCAGCCGGACGCCGGGACGGACATGGTGTTCCACTTCGGCCAGTTGATCGCGCATGCGGCGAAGACGCGCAATTTGCGCGCGGGGTCGATCGTCGGCTCGGGGACGGTCTCGAACAAGGATGCGAAGCGCGGCTATTGCTGTATCGCCGAGAAGCGCTGTCTCGAGACCATCGAGCACGGTTCGCCGCAGACGGAGTTCATGAAATACGGCGATACGGTGAAGATCGAGATGTTCGACGAAGCGGGCAAATCGATCTTCGGCTCGATCGAGCAGGGCATTGCACCGCTTGATGCGGCTCGCTGA